A region of Pyxidicoccus parkwaysis DNA encodes the following proteins:
- a CDS encoding DUF1552 domain-containing protein, protein MLICAFPNGAPHDWWSTAPAFGTSVSGDAFQLPNVLTPFQPIKHKVMMVSRLGNYTWSNDGDKPTPSVEPSHARCMSAVTTCIDADEAARKAKLPLDSAVRSTTSVDQLIAQTLQGQTGLNSLQTGLGVKPGFFDYRSYAYNQVLSWKSPTEPLKRNVNPRVIFDTLVGSGNAQTPAELARLKAREKSVLDAVREDANRIKKRVSSRDQQVLDQYLTTVRSLELAADEVSATCRTLPAPNAVPEPPGPQQGLSQGQDGYDHELHANVMNDLITLAFECDRTRVVTHLLDDARSEFEYRNIPAADRTRVGLAYNAGSSLHYHGSQHGEGELADTTENGKYKIVKPSNRDFAAINAWMGRKVAELALKLDAIPEGDGTVLDHTTLVFLSEMRTHDHDAFDLPILIAGGNGVLKQNTHIAYDSVGNDRQLRDMWFTLMRHVFGMPVTSFGEDARGMANAELTEILA, encoded by the coding sequence TTGTTGATCTGCGCCTTCCCCAACGGCGCTCCGCACGACTGGTGGAGCACGGCTCCCGCGTTCGGCACGTCGGTCTCGGGTGACGCGTTCCAGCTGCCCAACGTGCTCACGCCCTTCCAGCCCATCAAGCACAAGGTGATGATGGTGAGCCGGCTGGGCAACTACACGTGGAGCAACGACGGCGACAAGCCGACCCCGAGCGTCGAGCCGTCGCATGCGCGTTGCATGTCGGCCGTCACCACCTGCATCGACGCCGATGAGGCCGCGCGCAAGGCGAAGCTCCCCCTCGACTCCGCGGTGCGAAGCACGACCTCGGTGGATCAGCTCATCGCGCAGACCCTGCAGGGACAGACTGGCCTCAACTCGCTGCAGACCGGTCTGGGCGTCAAGCCGGGCTTCTTCGACTACCGCAGCTACGCCTACAACCAGGTGCTGTCGTGGAAGTCGCCGACCGAGCCGCTCAAGCGGAACGTCAATCCACGTGTCATCTTCGACACGTTGGTCGGAAGCGGCAACGCGCAGACTCCGGCGGAGCTCGCCAGGCTCAAGGCGCGAGAGAAGAGCGTGCTGGACGCGGTCCGCGAGGACGCGAATCGCATCAAGAAGCGCGTGAGCAGCCGGGATCAGCAGGTGCTGGACCAGTATCTGACGACCGTGCGGAGCCTCGAGCTCGCCGCCGATGAAGTCTCAGCCACCTGCCGTACGCTTCCCGCGCCCAACGCAGTGCCCGAGCCGCCCGGCCCGCAGCAGGGCCTGTCCCAGGGGCAGGACGGGTATGACCACGAGCTCCACGCCAACGTGATGAACGACCTCATCACCCTCGCCTTCGAGTGCGACCGCACGCGCGTGGTGACCCACCTGCTCGATGACGCGCGTTCCGAGTTCGAATATCGCAACATCCCCGCCGCGGACCGTACGCGCGTGGGGCTCGCGTACAATGCAGGCTCCAGCCTCCACTACCACGGCAGCCAGCACGGAGAGGGCGAGCTGGCCGATACGACTGAGAACGGCAAGTACAAGATAGTGAAGCCGAGCAACCGCGACTTCGCGGCCATCAACGCCTGGATGGGTCGCAAGGTGGCGGAGCTCGCGCTCAAGCTGGATGCCATTCCCGAAGGAGATGGCACCGTGCTCGACCACACCACGCTCGTGTTCCTCAGCGAGATGCGCACGCACGACCACGATGCGTTCGACCTGCCCATCCTGATCGCCGGCGGCAACGGTGTCCTGAAGCAGAACACACACATCGCCTATGACTCGGTGGGCAACGACCGACAGCTCCGCGATATGTGGTTCACCCTCATGCGGCACGTCTTCGGCATGCCCGTGACCTCGTTCGGAGAGGACGCCCGAGGCATGGCGAACGCGGAACTCACCGAGATCCTCGCGTGA
- a CDS encoding DUF2403 domain-containing lipoprotein, whose amino-acid sequence MNFKVKSLLLALLCACSQGPGSQSPDGGSQTQNPGPTPGPIDGGSGADLDPSELDPVSHGGTITFESIGAPGWYPSRRDPETGPCDAYQSSGCCLSKHTIESNTLTPWDEDLIVTLRGPMKVKQFAVYQPAGNPKGPWNLVSSWDDRSPKSPQGLHFEGNSTEEKGFDGIIGTECLVDVSTSEDFACGPGSLPYCPPQGSGKKKTWGWSGSKLFVMLATMPHASSLGHACSQGSGGNWFDAPWVGLSHGELVRAGAFGGCHCYAKEPDKWYLGDGCGQFNVFEVVNDNNDFKNLDVFSTNMFGYAGYVGEGPCGSKCKVGSLGSEADLIDKSTSTEAARGAVASPTRGPGAALRRPVSGYRYFLILLDVPSRTVQLAIIHPLSVPASVGALLPGLPAQMEASTVEAVRTLRLPR is encoded by the coding sequence ATGAACTTCAAAGTGAAGAGTCTGCTCCTGGCGCTGCTGTGTGCATGTTCGCAAGGCCCCGGTTCACAGTCGCCGGATGGCGGCTCCCAGACGCAGAATCCCGGTCCCACGCCAGGTCCCATCGATGGTGGCTCGGGAGCGGACCTGGACCCTTCGGAGCTGGACCCGGTCTCGCATGGAGGCACCATCACCTTCGAGTCCATCGGTGCGCCGGGTTGGTACCCGAGTCGGCGTGACCCCGAGACGGGGCCCTGCGATGCCTACCAGTCCTCGGGTTGTTGTCTCAGCAAGCACACCATCGAAAGCAATACGCTGACCCCGTGGGACGAGGACCTCATCGTGACCCTGCGTGGTCCGATGAAGGTCAAGCAGTTTGCCGTGTATCAACCGGCGGGCAACCCGAAGGGGCCCTGGAACCTGGTGTCTTCCTGGGACGACCGGAGCCCGAAGAGCCCGCAGGGTCTCCACTTCGAGGGCAACAGCACCGAGGAGAAGGGGTTCGACGGCATCATCGGGACCGAATGTCTGGTCGACGTCTCGACGAGCGAGGACTTCGCGTGCGGTCCGGGAAGCCTGCCGTACTGCCCGCCGCAAGGGAGCGGGAAGAAGAAGACCTGGGGTTGGTCCGGCTCGAAGCTCTTCGTGATGCTCGCCACCATGCCCCACGCAAGCTCGCTGGGTCATGCCTGCTCGCAGGGCTCGGGCGGAAACTGGTTCGATGCCCCGTGGGTGGGCCTCAGCCATGGAGAGCTCGTGCGCGCTGGCGCCTTCGGAGGCTGCCACTGCTACGCCAAGGAGCCTGACAAGTGGTACCTGGGTGACGGCTGCGGTCAGTTCAACGTCTTCGAGGTCGTGAACGACAACAACGACTTCAAGAACCTCGACGTCTTCAGCACCAACATGTTCGGCTATGCGGGCTATGTCGGCGAGGGCCCCTGTGGCTCGAAGTGCAAAGTCGGCTCGCTGGGCAGTGAAGCCGACCTGATCGACAAATCGACGAGTACCGAAGCGGCGCGGGGCGCGGTCGCCAGCCCCACCCGTGGGCCGGGTGCAGCGCTCCGCCGTCCGGTGTCTGGCTATCGCTACTTCTTGATCCTCCTCGACGTTCCGAGCCGGACCGTCCAGTTGGCCATCATCCATCCGCTCAGTGTTCCCGCCTCGGTCGGCGCGCTGCTCCCCGGATTGCCGGCCCAGATGGAGGCATCGACCGTCGAAGCAGTCCGGACCTTGCGGCTGCCCAGGTGA
- a CDS encoding glycoside hydrolase family 2 TIM barrel-domain containing protein has translation MVAIQSCAASPSEQDDPIVDGGIPREDGGAPDGGSAISVDGRAIKVGGKAVQLKGVCWNPVGKGHDHPPREDYAAFADRDIALMKAAGINVVRTYDTIRDTAVLDKLHAAGIRVIMSVYAYGGDPASRASEHVTALKDHPSILMWSLGNEWNYNGLYTSLSFDDSLARLNQIAAAIKALDSKHPIATVYGEMPSKATIEAMPDIDVWGLNMYRGITFGDAFNKWEGLSQKPMFVAEYGADAFNAKLPGYDPQSQSKATHALTKEILEHSTANKGGVCSGGTLFEWSDEWWKSGNPSQHDNGGTAPGGGPYPDSTFNEEWWGIVDVDRNTRPAYEALKSLYAP, from the coding sequence ATGGTTGCAATCCAGTCCTGTGCAGCCTCGCCCAGCGAGCAGGACGACCCCATCGTGGATGGTGGAATCCCGCGTGAGGATGGAGGTGCTCCCGACGGTGGTTCCGCAATCTCGGTGGATGGGCGAGCCATCAAGGTCGGTGGCAAGGCCGTACAGTTGAAGGGCGTCTGCTGGAATCCCGTCGGCAAGGGGCACGACCATCCGCCCAGGGAGGACTACGCCGCCTTCGCCGACAGGGATATCGCGCTGATGAAGGCCGCGGGCATCAACGTGGTCCGCACCTACGACACCATCCGCGACACCGCGGTGCTGGACAAACTGCACGCCGCGGGCATCCGCGTAATCATGAGCGTGTATGCCTATGGCGGCGACCCCGCTTCTCGCGCCTCCGAGCACGTCACGGCGCTCAAGGACCACCCCTCCATCCTCATGTGGTCCCTTGGCAATGAATGGAACTACAACGGCCTGTATACCAGTCTGTCCTTCGATGACTCGCTGGCCCGCTTGAACCAGATTGCCGCGGCGATCAAGGCGCTCGATTCCAAGCACCCCATCGCGACCGTCTATGGCGAGATGCCCTCCAAGGCCACCATCGAAGCCATGCCGGACATCGACGTCTGGGGCCTGAACATGTATCGCGGAATCACTTTCGGAGACGCCTTCAACAAGTGGGAGGGCCTCAGCCAGAAGCCCATGTTCGTCGCCGAGTACGGCGCGGATGCCTTCAATGCGAAGCTCCCCGGATACGATCCCCAAAGCCAGAGCAAGGCGACCCACGCGCTGACCAAGGAGATTCTCGAGCACTCGACCGCGAACAAAGGCGGCGTGTGCTCCGGCGGCACCCTCTTCGAGTGGTCGGACGAGTGGTGGAAGTCCGGGAATCCCTCCCAGCACGACAACGGTGGCACCGCCCCTGGTGGTGGCCCCTACCCTGACAGCACCTTCAATGAAGAGTGGTGGGGCATCGTCGACGTCGACCGGAATACGCGGCCCGCGTACGAGGCACTCAAGAGCCTCTACGCGCCTTGA
- a CDS encoding di-heme oxidoredictase family protein, which yields MQGVRLRPALFAAVSWVCLAVAACSPGTARIGDGPAPDNGPVVNGPDGYAELTWPEQQPTTHYTLPSGTLVTKVGGRTRDRHAREMPPKGDPMGGDNYMTFAAHYFERRTHDITIYDNPNPKKPGTRVLTLVVRPQWWLYGTNFRGGYIGRRGEEPYLPMSVALYGDNGGMKQLPPGTLLRDQELKTPIENYDALPDNNSPSTYRALDVPLADGEFVLVKQITRSPALNRELREGDLYEFELGIFLDGTKGDELGRFNYYSDALVYRVGSPGIVPWYRGPCCDAPAIPWDSTAIPDSALAGGKMMTLQENTSGFTHINFMQASLNIAGRNIQAFTEGRRLIHTSFVTGGHHEPGNPPVTTAINKAGPRFQQASCIDCHVNNGKSSPALNTPLSTMVVLTADVDATGKLVPDSRFGGHLWQGVVNDGKTQHDGRNAVLKIASYRESPGQYPDGTRYTLQEPIYSLTDRMGNPLEMPARMSVHTAPHMVGMGLLEAVPEKQLKALADASQHDPDGAVGRLQLIPDPRSPSVNRVGRFGWRGTASTVEEQVSGALNNDMGVTTSMFPTHNCGLAKDDVDCRNANSATPELSDESVRLIVDYTSLLAVPPQRHFPGEQPLRNYAVDFGALVQDPDPSKLAAEVAKMREDEAAERQLQERVAAGAALFAQARCNACHVATLTTGTGHRYAELREQTFHPYTDLLLHDMGPELGDNFPQGVATGQEWRTAPLWSLGLLEHTNPGTRFLHDGRARTIEEAILWHGGQGRASRDRFKAMSKEERGKLLDFVSSL from the coding sequence ATGCAGGGAGTGCGCCTCCGGCCCGCACTGTTCGCGGCGGTTTCCTGGGTATGTCTGGCGGTTGCCGCCTGCAGCCCCGGCACCGCGCGCATCGGCGACGGGCCGGCGCCGGACAATGGACCTGTCGTCAATGGACCTGACGGCTATGCCGAGCTGACCTGGCCCGAGCAGCAGCCCACGACCCATTACACGCTCCCCAGTGGCACGCTCGTGACGAAGGTCGGCGGGCGCACGCGCGACCGCCACGCACGCGAGATGCCCCCGAAGGGCGATCCGATGGGCGGGGACAACTACATGACCTTCGCGGCGCACTATTTCGAGCGCCGCACCCACGACATCACCATCTACGACAATCCCAACCCCAAAAAGCCCGGGACCCGCGTCCTGACGCTCGTCGTGCGTCCGCAATGGTGGCTGTACGGGACGAACTTCCGGGGCGGGTACATCGGGCGGCGCGGAGAAGAGCCCTACCTGCCGATGTCCGTGGCGCTCTACGGCGACAACGGTGGCATGAAGCAGCTGCCCCCGGGGACCCTTCTGAGGGACCAGGAGCTGAAGACTCCCATCGAGAACTACGACGCCCTGCCGGATAACAACAGCCCGAGCACCTATCGGGCTCTCGATGTTCCTCTCGCGGACGGCGAGTTCGTGCTGGTGAAGCAGATTACCCGCTCGCCCGCGCTCAATCGGGAGCTGCGCGAGGGCGACCTGTATGAATTCGAGCTCGGCATCTTCCTGGACGGCACCAAGGGCGACGAGCTCGGTCGCTTCAACTATTACTCGGATGCGCTCGTCTACCGCGTCGGCTCTCCCGGCATCGTGCCCTGGTACCGAGGCCCCTGCTGTGATGCTCCCGCGATTCCCTGGGACTCGACTGCCATCCCGGACAGCGCGCTGGCTGGCGGCAAGATGATGACCCTGCAGGAGAACACCTCGGGGTTCACTCACATCAACTTCATGCAGGCGAGCCTCAATATCGCGGGTCGCAACATCCAGGCCTTCACCGAAGGGCGCCGTCTGATTCATACCTCCTTCGTCACCGGTGGCCACCACGAGCCCGGCAATCCGCCAGTCACGACTGCCATCAACAAGGCGGGCCCCAGGTTCCAGCAGGCCTCATGCATCGACTGCCATGTGAACAACGGCAAGAGCTCTCCCGCGCTCAACACGCCACTGTCGACGATGGTGGTGCTCACCGCGGACGTGGACGCCACCGGCAAGCTCGTGCCGGACAGCCGCTTCGGCGGGCACCTCTGGCAGGGCGTGGTGAACGACGGCAAGACCCAGCACGACGGACGCAACGCGGTACTGAAGATTGCCTCGTATCGCGAGAGCCCGGGGCAGTATCCGGATGGCACCCGGTACACGCTGCAGGAGCCCATCTATTCGCTGACGGACCGGATGGGAAACCCGCTGGAGATGCCTGCCCGCATGTCGGTGCACACGGCTCCGCACATGGTGGGGATGGGCCTCCTGGAGGCAGTGCCGGAGAAGCAGCTGAAGGCCCTTGCGGACGCGAGCCAGCACGATCCCGATGGTGCGGTTGGCAGGCTTCAGTTGATTCCAGACCCACGTTCTCCGTCGGTCAATCGAGTGGGTCGCTTCGGCTGGCGCGGCACGGCTTCGACCGTGGAGGAGCAGGTCTCGGGCGCCCTGAACAACGACATGGGCGTGACGACGTCGATGTTTCCCACCCACAACTGCGGCCTGGCCAAGGACGACGTGGATTGCCGCAATGCGAATTCCGCCACTCCGGAGCTCAGCGACGAGAGCGTGCGCCTCATCGTGGACTACACGAGCCTCCTGGCAGTCCCTCCCCAGCGCCACTTCCCCGGGGAGCAGCCTCTCCGGAACTACGCCGTGGACTTCGGAGCGCTGGTCCAGGATCCGGACCCGTCCAAGCTCGCGGCCGAGGTGGCGAAGATGCGGGAGGACGAAGCGGCCGAGCGTCAGCTGCAGGAGCGCGTCGCGGCCGGCGCCGCGCTGTTCGCGCAGGCTCGCTGCAATGCGTGCCACGTGGCGACGCTGACCACTGGAACCGGACACCGATATGCCGAGCTGCGGGAGCAGACCTTTCATCCGTACACGGACCTGCTGCTGCACGACATGGGGCCTGAGCTTGGAGACAATTTCCCTCAAGGTGTCGCCACCGGGCAGGAGTGGCGCACGGCGCCGCTGTGGAGCCTGGGGCTGCTCGAGCACACCAATCCCGGTACGCGGTTCCTCCACGATGGTCGTGCCCGCACCATCGAAGAGGCCATCTTGTGGCACGGAGGACAGGGCCGCGCGAGCCGGGACCGCTTCAAGGCCATGTCAAAAGAGGAGCGCGGCAAGCTGCTCGACTTCGTGAGCTCGCTCTGA
- a CDS encoding RICIN domain-containing protein, translating into MRSPQWLLLAALAFACIASAASPDPTYQTRTLEGWTVRIDDRLLTAENKPATDKALVLLRGQLKEVVRLVPAGPVAQLRKVTLWLSPPYPNEEPRAMYHLGESWMSKNGRSLAMLKGIEFPNVFIFEKESKRMPLFVLHELSHAYHDQVLGWDHAGLAAVYERAMASKSYDCVERRRGPESPKEFERAYGMTDVGEYFAENSEAFFGRNDFYPFTREELGKHDPGMLALLQQVWQVTTTATPTPPTTPTPPPVAAAFDACRYYRLTTLWQGEGMSLDILYDGKANNTPILAKTRDVDGQWWKLTPEANGFYRLTTQWRGTSLSLANAKGNRPLLVDSADVPEQRWKLTPEANGTYRLTTQAQGDALALDIVNDGKANNIPVLAKTGNVSGQLWKVTSVSP; encoded by the coding sequence ATGCGCTCTCCCCAATGGCTCCTCCTGGCCGCCCTGGCATTCGCTTGCATCGCCTCGGCGGCCAGCCCCGATCCCACCTACCAGACCCGGACTCTCGAGGGCTGGACGGTGCGCATCGATGACCGCCTGCTGACAGCGGAGAACAAGCCCGCGACGGACAAGGCCCTGGTACTCCTGAGGGGGCAGCTCAAGGAGGTCGTCCGGCTCGTCCCCGCGGGCCCCGTGGCTCAGCTCCGCAAGGTGACGCTGTGGCTGTCGCCGCCCTATCCGAACGAGGAGCCGAGGGCCATGTACCATCTTGGCGAATCCTGGATGAGCAAGAATGGTCGCAGCCTGGCGATGTTGAAGGGCATCGAATTCCCGAACGTCTTCATCTTCGAGAAGGAATCCAAGCGGATGCCCTTGTTCGTGCTCCACGAGCTCAGCCACGCCTATCATGACCAGGTGCTCGGCTGGGACCATGCCGGCCTCGCGGCTGTCTATGAGCGCGCGATGGCAAGCAAGAGCTACGACTGCGTGGAACGCCGGCGTGGGCCCGAGTCGCCCAAGGAGTTCGAGCGTGCCTATGGCATGACCGACGTGGGGGAGTACTTCGCGGAGAACTCGGAGGCGTTTTTCGGCCGCAACGACTTCTATCCCTTCACGCGTGAAGAGCTGGGCAAGCACGACCCGGGCATGCTCGCGCTGCTCCAGCAGGTGTGGCAGGTGACCACGACCGCGACACCCACCCCGCCCACGACGCCCACCCCGCCGCCGGTGGCCGCCGCCTTCGATGCCTGCCGTTACTACCGGTTGACGACTCTGTGGCAGGGCGAGGGCATGTCGCTGGACATTCTCTATGACGGCAAGGCCAACAACACCCCCATCCTCGCCAAGACGCGCGACGTCGATGGGCAGTGGTGGAAGCTGACTCCGGAGGCCAACGGCTTCTACCGACTGACGACCCAGTGGCGTGGGACCAGCCTGTCCCTGGCCAACGCCAAAGGCAATCGCCCCCTCCTCGTCGACTCGGCGGATGTTCCGGAGCAGCGATGGAAGCTGACTCCGGAGGCCAACGGCACCTACCGGCTGACGACCCAGGCGCAGGGCGACGCGCTGGCACTGGACATCGTCAATGACGGCAAGGCCAACAACATCCCCGTTCTCGCCAAGACAGGCAATGTCTCGGGACAGCTGTGGAAGGTGACGTCCGTGAGCCCTTGA
- a CDS encoding DUF5953 family protein yields the protein MTTRKRLDLTVYVPALVANDGRTRAAVRGMERALPGLRLNWEVGKGGRAIELQQRDAWLVDATTRGKLPLLCNGDECYPVTVSGRGRSGRLGPGGHPLLDVHAELPLDAVVIAAAGEMLERVAEGACAFWGHATPDDAGLDIAYQTAPTLEGPPSPRRGLPALKLLEQIRAPEIPYYLGWLNYWSAAAAQAIGFPDPSRDAELLSRSRRTASGGWVVQLTDAPLDLDNPTHLDALLLAYERFPEIGGRAVP from the coding sequence ATGACCACTCGGAAACGCCTCGATCTGACCGTCTACGTGCCAGCGCTCGTGGCCAATGACGGCCGCACACGCGCTGCCGTCCGGGGTATGGAACGGGCGCTACCCGGCTTGCGCCTGAATTGGGAAGTGGGCAAAGGAGGGCGCGCCATCGAGTTACAGCAACGCGACGCCTGGCTCGTTGATGCGACAACACGCGGAAAGCTCCCGCTCCTGTGCAATGGCGACGAGTGCTACCCCGTGACGGTTTCGGGAAGGGGGAGATCGGGACGACTCGGCCCGGGCGGTCATCCGCTGCTCGACGTCCATGCGGAGTTGCCGCTAGACGCGGTCGTCATCGCGGCAGCGGGGGAGATGCTGGAGCGTGTAGCGGAGGGTGCTTGCGCGTTCTGGGGGCATGCGACGCCGGATGACGCTGGGCTGGACATCGCGTATCAGACAGCCCCCACGCTGGAAGGACCGCCGTCCCCGCGTCGGGGACTGCCTGCCCTCAAACTCCTGGAACAGATTCGCGCACCAGAGATTCCCTATTACCTCGGGTGGCTGAACTACTGGTCTGCTGCTGCCGCGCAGGCCATCGGGTTCCCGGACCCCTCGCGCGACGCGGAGCTGCTTTCACGGTCGCGGCGCACGGCATCGGGTGGCTGGGTCGTGCAGCTCACGGACGCACCGCTTGACCTGGACAACCCCACTCACCTGGACGCGCTCCTGCTGGCCTATGAGCGCTTCCCCGAGATCGGCGGTCGCGCAGTGCCTTGA
- a CDS encoding serine/threonine-protein kinase, translated as MTDDSTPTDETQLKDPTMENTSDLERARPRLRFTVETTTYEAIRTMERRGNGEVVLLAERHLPHGLAGLVTIKRLRNPATFERCQRLIEEVQLAFRLHHPAIAQVHHLKIHADRPHVIAEHVDGPTLDTLISLAAMREKPLSAPFALYIAAEVADALHHAHTLRDSENRPLGIIHRDVAPRNIRVARSGEVKVTDFGATYSLMVGREETPGLLLKGDVAYASPEYLHRKPMDGRSDIFSLGLVLMEMLTCKHLFDVEDDEAPNATVDVKTEETPSVPLTQMIALVNRYRPEDVENAMAGLPDALKAIVHKALQRKLSERYATAAEMRDALRVALAAESQPFGRKEASEELARMLSEASVLRDRVELDEAGIFPEGLDADEPTPAPNEE; from the coding sequence ATGACCGATGACAGCACGCCGACCGACGAAACGCAGCTCAAGGACCCGACGATGGAGAACACCTCCGACCTGGAGCGAGCCCGCCCCCGGCTCAGGTTCACCGTCGAGACCACCACATACGAGGCCATCCGCACGATGGAGCGACGAGGAAACGGCGAGGTAGTGCTCCTGGCCGAGCGGCACCTCCCCCATGGACTCGCCGGGCTCGTCACCATCAAGCGCCTGCGCAATCCCGCCACCTTCGAGCGCTGCCAGCGGCTCATCGAGGAGGTCCAGCTCGCCTTCCGCCTCCACCACCCAGCCATCGCCCAGGTCCATCACCTGAAGATCCACGCCGACCGGCCGCACGTCATCGCGGAGCACGTGGACGGCCCCACGCTGGACACCCTCATCAGCCTCGCCGCCATGCGCGAGAAGCCGCTCTCCGCGCCCTTCGCCCTCTACATCGCCGCCGAGGTGGCCGATGCCCTCCACCACGCGCACACGCTGAGGGATTCGGAGAACCGGCCGCTGGGCATCATCCACCGCGACGTGGCGCCCCGGAACATCCGCGTGGCCCGGAGCGGCGAGGTGAAGGTGACGGACTTCGGAGCCACCTACTCGCTCATGGTGGGCCGGGAGGAGACGCCGGGCCTCCTGCTCAAGGGCGACGTGGCGTACGCCTCGCCCGAGTACCTGCACCGCAAGCCCATGGATGGCCGGTCCGACATCTTCTCGCTGGGCCTCGTCCTCATGGAGATGCTGACGTGCAAGCACCTCTTCGACGTGGAGGACGACGAAGCCCCCAACGCCACCGTGGACGTGAAGACGGAGGAGACGCCCTCGGTGCCCCTCACGCAGATGATCGCGCTCGTCAACCGCTACCGCCCCGAAGACGTGGAGAACGCGATGGCGGGCCTGCCGGACGCGCTCAAGGCCATCGTCCACAAGGCCCTCCAGCGCAAGCTCTCCGAGCGCTACGCCACGGCCGCCGAGATGCGCGATGCGCTGCGGGTGGCGCTCGCGGCGGAGTCACAGCCCTTCGGACGGAAGGAGGCGAGCGAGGAGCTGGCGCGGATGCTGTCGGAGGCGTCCGTCCTGCGAGACAGGGTGGAGCTGGACGAAGCAGGCATCTTCCCCGAGGGCCTGGACGCCGACGAGCCAACGCCCGCACCGAACGAAGAGTGA
- a CDS encoding helix-turn-helix transcriptional regulator: MNEELATRIGSAAREARTQLGLTQAEVAEKLGLAHMVYSRLERGKMLPSVQTLLRMCAVLRISSDELLGLSDAEEGTKSGKGERGQGGAPRLRQLTGLARKMDEDQLDALVKVAQVLLR; this comes from the coding sequence ATGAACGAAGAACTGGCGACCCGTATTGGAAGTGCCGCCCGAGAGGCCCGGACGCAGCTCGGACTCACGCAGGCGGAGGTGGCCGAGAAGCTGGGCCTGGCGCACATGGTCTACAGCCGCCTGGAGCGCGGGAAGATGCTGCCCAGCGTCCAGACGCTGCTGCGGATGTGCGCGGTGCTGCGCATCTCTTCGGACGAGCTGCTGGGGCTCTCGGACGCGGAGGAGGGGACGAAATCGGGCAAGGGGGAGCGAGGGCAGGGCGGGGCGCCCAGGCTGCGCCAGCTCACCGGACTGGCGCGCAAGATGGATGAGGACCAGCTCGATGCCCTCGTGAAGGTGGCCCAGGTGTTGTTGCGCTGA
- a CDS encoding helix-turn-helix domain-containing protein: MYAKLSQQIGTHVRAARHRAGLSQAQVAEAIHVPTLVFSRLERGRLLPSLPTLVGLCGVLRVSVDLILGGKALEVSASERPGT; the protein is encoded by the coding sequence ATGTACGCGAAGCTCTCCCAGCAGATTGGAACCCATGTTCGCGCCGCCCGGCATCGGGCGGGCCTGTCGCAGGCCCAGGTGGCCGAGGCCATCCACGTACCGACGCTGGTGTTCAGTCGCCTGGAGCGCGGCAGGTTGCTGCCCAGCCTCCCCACGCTGGTGGGCCTGTGCGGTGTCCTTCGTGTCTCGGTGGACCTCATCCTGGGCGGCAAGGCCCTGGAGGTCTCCGCCTCCGAGAGGCCCGGCACATAG